AGCCTGGGCCACCGGGGACGCGAGAGCGCCGACCTGGTGGTGATGGCCGCGTCGGCGATCGAGACCGCCCGGCTCGCCCACCTCTCGCACTTCCCGGACCCGCACGACCGGCTCGGGCGCGACCTGATGTTCCACAACTTCATGGACGGCTTCGGGATCTTCCTCGACCGTCGCATGCACGCCTACCGAGGCCGCTCGACGACGAAGTGCATGGAGGACTTCGCCGATCCCGACTTCCCCGGCGCGCGCGTGTTCGCGAAGACGATGGGCCTGCCCTACTTCCGGGGCGGGATCTGCGAGATCGGCGGTAGCCAGGACGTCATCGCCGAAGCGCAGATCTACCAGTTCCTCCTCGACGCGCTGAGTGCCGTTCCCGGCGGCGCGGTGAAGCCGTTCGGCACCAACTTCAAGACCTTGATGCGCGCCAGCCTGCTCCGTGACCGGTTGTCCGGCATCTCCCACGTCGCCGAGGACCTGCCCTACGCGACGAACCGGGTCGACCTCGACCGCAAGCGCAAGGACTTCCGCGGCGTACCGATCCCGCGGAT
This genomic stretch from Mycobacteriales bacterium harbors:
- a CDS encoding GMC family oxidoreductase, producing the protein SLGHRGRESADLVVMAASAIETARLAHLSHFPDPHDRLGRDLMFHNFMDGFGIFLDRRMHAYRGRSTTKCMEDFADPDFPGARVFAKTMGLPYFRGGICEIGGSQDVIAEAQIYQFLLDALSAVPGGAVKPFGTNFKTLMRASLLRDRLSGISHVAEDLPYATNRVDLDRKRKDFRGVPIPRITYSPGKHEQAAILFYVPVMTAVLKAAGAATVSAAVPESLADSLTGTAIPHGAHIMGGMRMGKNPKTSVTDATGMVRGLDNVFVADGSVFPSSGAQNPTLTIMATALRNATKNFGHGHAHLGRDHEEGAP